Within the Dehalococcoidales bacterium genome, the region TGTTCGGGGGTTGGGTGAACCTCAGGTGCCACCATAGAACCTTGTATTCTTTGATAAAGGTCATCTCACCGCCACAGCGGACATAGTGTTCACAGGGCAGGATACCACGCGGTTGTTGGCCGCGGGCCCTGGCGGCGGCTGCCCAGGCTCCTTTGCCCTCGAGGGCGGTGCCCAGGTCGTCTTTATCGATTAGTTCTTTACCGCATCGGTCACAGACCAGTTTCTTCATCAGGTTCACTCCATTTCATACTCAGAAAAGCTTATCTATTTTCTTCTGCCGGCATCCGCCATGGGGTAATCGTCATCAGCATCGCCATCAGGTAGGACTTGTCCACTCCGAAGTTGGCGCAATCACCCCACAGAGAATCATGAAAATAGGAGAACTCAGGAAGAAGCCGGGTATTGCCGCCCGTATGGTAAAGTCTCCGAACATGTTAACCATCCTTGATGTGTTTAGCGACGAATCGCCTCATTCTGGTCAGCGCTTCCTCAATATCAGTCAGGGCGGTGGCATAGCAGCAGCGGACATAACCCTCACCGTGTTCTCCGAAGGCAGAGCCGGGGACTACCGCTACTTTCTCCTCGGTGAGCAGCTTTTCGGTAAATTCCTCCGAGGTCATGCCGGTGCGCTTTATCGAGGGGAAGGCGTAAAAGGCGCCCCTGGGTTCAAAACAGTCCAGTCCAATATCACACAGTCCCTTGACCATGACCAGACGGCGCCGGTTGTAGTCCTGTACCATCCCGGCGGCGCTATCCTCGCCGGACTTTAATGCCTCGATAGCGGCAATCTGTCCCATGGTCGGCGCGCACATCATGGTGTACTGGTGTACCTTGGTCATGGCGGCGATGATTTCGCGGGGGGCGGCGGCGTAACCGATGCGCCAGCCGGTCATGGCGTAAGCCTTGGAAAACCCGCCCAGGTAAATGGTGCTCTCCTTCATGCCGGGCAGGGCGGCAAAGCAGGTATGTTCGATACCATAGACCAGCCGGGAGTAAATCTCGTCAGAAATAACCAGGAGGCCGTGACGTTGGGCTACCCCGGCAACGTCAGCCAGCTTTTCCCGGCTCATCACGGCCCCGGTAGGGTTGGCCGGATAACCGAGGAGGATTGCCCGTGTGCGGGGGGTAATCCGTTTTTCAATCTCACCGGCGCTGAGTTCAAAGCCGCTTTCTTCAGCGGTCGGTACCATGACCGGCGTGCCCCCGGCCATGATAACGCACGGGGTGTAGGAAACGTAGCAGGGGTCAGCCATGATTACCTCATCTCCCGGGTCGAGGATAGCCCTCATGGCCAGGTCCAGCGCTTCGCTAACGCCGACGGTAATCAGCATTTCACTGCCGGGGTCATATTCCAGGTTATAGGTCTTTACCAGGTGTCGTGCCAGTTCCTGGCGCAGTTCCGGCAT harbors:
- a CDS encoding aminotransferase class I/II-fold pyridoxal phosphate-dependent enzyme, translated to MSTKSRVPVRKYPISQRVNQISPSGIRRFFDLLASMDGVISLGVGEPDYATPWHICEAAIESLKKGYTMYTSNSGMPELRQELARHLVKTYNLEYDPGSEMLITVGVSEALDLAMRAILDPGDEVIMADPCYVSYTPCVIMAGGTPVMVPTAEESGFELSAGEIEKRITPRTRAILLGYPANPTGAVMSREKLADVAGVAQRHGLLVISDEIYSRLVYGIEHTCFAALPGMKESTIYLGGFSKAYAMTGWRIGYAAAPREIIAAMTKVHQYTMMCAPTMGQIAAIEALKSGEDSAAGMVQDYNRRRLVMVKGLCDIGLDCFEPRGAFYAFPSIKRTGMTSEEFTEKLLTEEKVAVVPGSAFGEHGEGYVRCCYATALTDIEEALTRMRRFVAKHIKDG